A genomic stretch from Acidobacteriota bacterium includes:
- a CDS encoding BlaI/MecI/CopY family transcriptional regulator — protein sequence MAKKPIHQKLSRRERQIMDIIYRENRCTAQEVMEMMEDAPGYSTVRTLLGVLERKGYLQHERKSYHYEYFPTTPASEVRTTALEHLMDTFFQGSPTRVVSALMDLKGETLTEKEYKELTRLIEKAQADES from the coding sequence GTGGCGAAGAAGCCGATACATCAAAAACTCAGCCGCCGAGAGCGGCAGATCATGGACATCATCTACCGTGAGAACCGGTGCACGGCTCAGGAAGTCATGGAGATGATGGAGGATGCACCCGGCTACTCCACGGTACGCACCCTTCTGGGCGTCTTGGAACGAAAAGGTTACCTGCAGCACGAACGCAAGAGCTACCACTACGAATATTTCCCGACCACTCCGGCTTCCGAGGTCCGAACCACGGCTTTGGAGCATCTGATGGATACCTTTTTCCAAGGATCACCCACACGCGTCGTTTCCGCGTTGATGGACCTGAAAGGCGAAACGCTGACCGAGAAGGAGTATAAGGAGTTGACCCGGCTGATCGAGAAAGCACAAGCCGACGAGTCGTAA
- a CDS encoding response regulator transcription factor, with amino-acid sequence MQERSEFDVAGDAAPGEDALSLLSRVEADVVVIGLAGGADVLLPALNALLKTAPSAKAVLLADVRDDGLFEEAIMRGVQGIVLAGASPEELYNALSAVAEGRVWMDPGLYSRLLNRVRRRDPQPRDSDQAKMASLTRREREIVAVLSEGLTTKEVAERLFVSETTVRHHLTSIFSKLGVSNRMKLVLYALRRGLVSPLQE; translated from the coding sequence TTGCAGGAGCGATCCGAATTCGATGTAGCCGGTGATGCCGCACCCGGTGAGGACGCTCTTTCGCTGCTCTCGAGGGTCGAGGCCGATGTCGTCGTCATCGGCCTCGCCGGGGGAGCAGACGTTCTCCTCCCAGCCCTGAACGCATTGCTCAAGACGGCTCCCTCCGCCAAAGCGGTCTTGCTGGCCGACGTTCGCGACGACGGTCTCTTCGAAGAAGCGATCATGCGGGGTGTACAGGGAATCGTGTTGGCCGGCGCCTCCCCTGAGGAACTGTACAACGCCTTAAGCGCCGTCGCCGAGGGGCGCGTCTGGATGGACCCCGGCCTCTATTCAAGGCTGCTCAACCGCGTGCGCCGCCGCGATCCTCAGCCGAGGGACAGCGACCAGGCCAAGATGGCCTCCCTGACCAGGCGCGAGCGCGAGATCGTTGCCGTGCTTTCAGAGGGGCTGACCACCAAGGAGGTGGCCGAGCGCCTCTTCGTCAGCGAGACCACGGTGCGCCACCACCTCACCTCCATCTTCTCCAAGCTGGGCGTATCCAACCGCATGAAGCTGGTCCTCTACGCCCTGCGCCGCGGCCTCGTCTCTCCGCTTCAAGAATGA
- a CDS encoding RNA polymerase sigma factor gives MWSNAAFWYRVAPLTGHAEEQGLVMDEARFKAFYQQTSRPLWGYLYRLCGKPALADDILQDAYCRFLQADLKEAELPQLRSYLYRIASNLLTDHYRKTGRESSLEERPERVAPDSDLADTTMRRTDLQRALLQVSPNERVMLWMAYVEGSAHREIARRLGLKEKSIKVLLFRARRKLAETLKEMGVESTADFFAPGSTNRSRP, from the coding sequence ATGTGGAGCAATGCGGCTTTCTGGTATCGCGTCGCCCCGCTGACCGGCCACGCTGAAGAACAGGGCCTGGTCATGGACGAGGCGAGATTCAAAGCCTTTTATCAACAGACGTCGCGTCCTCTGTGGGGCTATCTCTATCGCCTTTGCGGCAAGCCCGCGCTGGCCGACGACATACTGCAGGACGCTTACTGCCGCTTCCTTCAGGCCGATTTGAAGGAGGCCGAGTTGCCCCAGTTGAGGTCTTACCTCTACCGCATCGCCTCCAACCTGCTCACCGACCACTACCGCAAGACGGGACGCGAAAGCTCGCTGGAAGAACGGCCCGAGCGGGTCGCCCCGGATTCTGATCTGGCCGACACCACCATGCGGCGCACCGACCTTCAGCGCGCCTTGCTCCAGGTCAGCCCCAACGAGCGCGTCATGCTGTGGATGGCCTACGTGGAGGGCTCGGCCCACCGTGAGATCGCACGCCGATTGGGACTGAAGGAAAAGAGCATCAAGGTCTTGCTCTTCAGGGCCCGCCGCAAGCTGGCCGAGACCCTCAAGGAAATGGGAGTGGAGAGCACCGCGGACTTCTTTGCTCCAGGTTCAACCAACAGGAGCCGTCCATGA
- a CDS encoding acyl-CoA thioesterase yields the protein MEKKVADSRTTMTEVVLPNDTNVYGNILGGKVMHLIDIAAAIAAYRHCRQPVATVSVDSLHFLHPIKMGHIIMLEACVTRAFTTSMEVEVRVYSEDPLSGERKRTSKAFLTFVAIDEEGRPSKVEPIVPVSESEKQRYEEAQQRRRRRLQEAT from the coding sequence ATGGAAAAGAAAGTCGCCGATTCGCGCACCACCATGACCGAGGTGGTGCTTCCCAACGACACCAACGTTTATGGCAACATCCTGGGCGGCAAGGTCATGCACCTGATCGACATCGCCGCCGCCATCGCCGCCTATCGCCACTGCCGCCAGCCGGTCGCCACCGTCTCGGTCGATTCACTGCACTTTCTGCATCCCATCAAGATGGGGCACATCATCATGCTGGAAGCCTGTGTGACGCGGGCTTTCACCACTTCGATGGAGGTCGAGGTCCGGGTCTACTCCGAGGATCCGCTGAGCGGGGAGAGGAAGCGAACCAGCAAAGCCTTCCTGACCTTCGTGGCCATCGACGAAGAGGGCCGGCCATCGAAGGTGGAGCCCATCGTCCCGGTCAGCGAGTCTGAGAAGCAGCGCTACGAAGAAGCCCAGCAGCGCCGCCGCCGCCGCCTGCAAGAGGCGACTTAA
- a CDS encoding M56 family metallopeptidase, with product MTEFIGGALAAVDGAYWLPLLLNAALKGSIILGLAVLMRRLLRRSSASIRHAVGASALAALLALPLMWTLLPAWHLPLLSAPPDLSQWTESAPSQESRPTSQTLVQAQSRRSMDLSASPQAATRPSSADLNASRKVAGVAPPAQAAAAPDVGPASAVVVREASPSQAPVVKPRRWAWAASWLRTYWPALTALLWLGVACLLLLRLFYAMLGVWWITSRSLPCPDASWQRLIDQLGRRMGLMRPVRIVFSDHLEVALSVGLWKPVIIVPSEARRWNRSRLESIILHELAHVRRWDNVFNVLAQVVSSLYWFHPLVWRVQSRLTIDREQACDDAVLAAGARAPDYAQHLLQVARAVLPTRRRLLRTVEVSQSSALKDRLEAILETGRNRSSLGGLSAAVLMIILLMAAPLAALRPWADTTISLSRPKAGKMIAKRSPAGSKEPQELPEAPWRLASARQPPTWEPARRAFTPESGDENGPFSSSSVSGLWPRMGSGPEGGAAANQPSRSRPLDGFSEIPERTGLPLVDPSRLSLTGIFLPEAPGDGGGEEQPGRPIDNPRNRVEDDEGDTPQQPQDPDSGEDGGDQGGQEDPGQDPEPQEPEEELSLDAITPEGMQGPFGQALDVNDSGTVVGIATTEEGEFRPFVWDQGSGARLLDTLGGFGGSQLVYGVNQWATSAARAVGVNDRQEVIGISSDQDGRIRSFYWSESTGMLDMGSLGGGETQVRAINERGQAVGFSLTAAGRRRAFVWTLEGGMRDLGGDPQLISEAHSINDLGQVVGEIGFRPFLWEEEAGMFRLASEEIMGSAQDINDSTSVVGWAIFRRGEPRKAFIWSPDAGMENLGTLGQEFDSSRAVAINQEGAVLGSSSTPPNPFLGIQTQRAFLWTRRDAMTDIDEYGGGGEHVPELAFNNQQRVASRLPRNPLSGSVQSYLWVPGQGTMLLNGGEEEEYHVSSPTALNDLGEIAGTALVSRADSYFGDIYRPVVWRPSGLQRQAGAGGSDPLSDLRDELDGLDDSVDSGVREVLEARLQAAARKWQAGMPRQAQIDLYRLAVMAEQALQRQELPQAQGSRLLESAVALMNSLSRDR from the coding sequence ATGACGGAGTTCATTGGCGGCGCGCTGGCGGCGGTGGACGGTGCCTACTGGTTGCCGTTGCTGCTCAACGCGGCGCTCAAGGGAAGCATAATCCTGGGATTGGCGGTGTTGATGCGCCGCCTCTTGAGGCGATCCTCCGCTTCCATCCGCCATGCCGTCGGCGCCTCGGCCCTGGCAGCCTTGCTGGCCCTTCCGCTGATGTGGACCCTGCTGCCGGCCTGGCACCTACCTCTGCTTTCCGCTCCACCCGATCTTTCACAATGGACCGAGTCGGCGCCTTCGCAGGAGTCCCGACCGACCTCACAGACTCTTGTCCAAGCCCAAAGCAGGCGGTCGATGGACCTTTCCGCCTCGCCTCAAGCTGCAACCCGCCCTTCATCCGCCGACCTCAACGCATCCCGAAAGGTTGCCGGCGTCGCGCCCCCGGCCCAAGCCGCGGCTGCGCCAGACGTGGGTCCGGCGAGCGCTGTCGTCGTCCGTGAGGCCTCCCCATCGCAGGCGCCTGTGGTCAAGCCGCGCCGTTGGGCTTGGGCTGCTTCTTGGCTGAGAACCTACTGGCCGGCTCTGACCGCTCTACTCTGGCTGGGCGTAGCATGCTTGCTCTTGCTGCGGCTCTTCTACGCCATGCTGGGCGTCTGGTGGATCACCTCGCGCTCCCTCCCCTGCCCCGATGCAAGCTGGCAACGCTTGATCGACCAGTTGGGGCGGCGCATGGGACTGATGCGTCCGGTACGCATCGTTTTCAGCGACCACCTCGAAGTCGCCCTCAGCGTGGGACTGTGGAAACCCGTCATCATCGTTCCCAGTGAAGCCCGCCGATGGAACCGCTCGCGGCTGGAGTCCATCATTCTTCACGAATTGGCCCATGTCAGGCGGTGGGACAACGTCTTCAACGTGCTGGCTCAAGTGGTCTCCTCTCTCTACTGGTTCCATCCCCTGGTCTGGAGAGTGCAGTCGCGGCTCACCATCGACCGCGAACAGGCTTGCGACGACGCTGTGCTGGCGGCCGGCGCCCGGGCACCCGACTACGCCCAACACCTGCTGCAGGTGGCGCGGGCCGTGCTGCCCACCCGGAGGCGCCTGCTGCGGACCGTGGAAGTCTCCCAGTCCTCGGCCCTCAAAGACCGGCTGGAAGCCATTCTGGAAACCGGCCGCAACCGGAGCTCGCTGGGCGGTCTGAGCGCAGCCGTGTTGATGATTATCCTGCTCATGGCGGCTCCTCTGGCAGCCCTGCGCCCCTGGGCCGACACGACCATCTCGTTGTCGCGCCCCAAGGCCGGCAAGATGATTGCCAAGCGGTCCCCTGCAGGGAGCAAAGAGCCGCAGGAGCTGCCCGAGGCGCCCTGGAGATTGGCGTCGGCGCGCCAGCCTCCGACCTGGGAGCCGGCTCGGCGGGCCTTTACCCCTGAGTCCGGCGACGAGAACGGCCCTTTCTCCTCCTCCTCGGTGAGCGGCCTCTGGCCCAGAATGGGTTCCGGTCCTGAAGGGGGAGCTGCCGCTAACCAGCCCAGCCGGTCCCGTCCCCTGGACGGTTTTTCGGAGATTCCTGAGCGCACCGGACTGCCCTTGGTTGATCCCTCCCGCCTGTCTTTGACCGGCATCTTCTTGCCGGAGGCCCCTGGCGATGGAGGGGGCGAGGAGCAACCTGGACGGCCCATCGACAATCCGCGTAACCGGGTAGAGGATGACGAGGGAGACACGCCCCAGCAGCCTCAAGATCCCGATTCCGGTGAGGACGGCGGCGACCAAGGGGGCCAGGAAGACCCCGGTCAGGATCCCGAACCCCAGGAGCCCGAGGAAGAGCTTTCGCTGGACGCCATCACTCCTGAGGGAATGCAAGGTCCCTTCGGCCAAGCCCTGGACGTCAATGACAGCGGCACCGTGGTCGGCATCGCCACCACTGAGGAGGGCGAATTCAGACCTTTCGTGTGGGACCAAGGCTCGGGAGCCCGACTGCTCGATACGCTGGGCGGATTCGGCGGCAGCCAGTTGGTCTATGGAGTGAACCAGTGGGCCACCTCGGCTGCCCGTGCCGTCGGCGTCAACGACCGCCAAGAGGTGATCGGAATCAGTTCCGATCAAGATGGACGCATCCGCAGCTTCTATTGGTCGGAAAGCACCGGCATGCTCGACATGGGCTCGCTGGGCGGCGGCGAGACGCAGGTTCGGGCCATCAACGAGAGAGGGCAGGCGGTTGGCTTCAGCCTTACCGCCGCAGGCCGTCGGCGCGCCTTCGTTTGGACTCTCGAAGGCGGCATGCGCGACTTGGGCGGCGACCCGCAGTTGATCAGCGAAGCCCACAGCATCAACGACCTGGGCCAGGTGGTGGGTGAAATCGGATTCCGGCCTTTCCTGTGGGAAGAGGAGGCGGGCATGTTCCGCCTGGCCTCTGAAGAGATCATGGGCAGCGCCCAGGACATCAACGACTCCACTTCGGTGGTGGGATGGGCCATCTTCCGCCGGGGAGAGCCGCGCAAGGCCTTCATTTGGAGCCCCGACGCCGGCATGGAGAATCTGGGCACCCTGGGTCAGGAGTTCGACTCCAGCCGGGCCGTGGCCATCAACCAAGAAGGCGCAGTGCTGGGCTCCAGCAGCACTCCTCCCAATCCTTTCCTGGGCATTCAAACGCAGCGGGCCTTCCTGTGGACACGCCGCGACGCCATGACCGACATCGACGAGTATGGCGGCGGCGGCGAGCACGTGCCCGAGCTGGCCTTCAACAACCAACAGCGGGTAGCCTCGCGGCTGCCCCGCAACCCCCTCTCGGGCAGCGTGCAATCCTACCTGTGGGTGCCGGGCCAGGGAACGATGCTGCTGAACGGCGGCGAAGAAGAGGAGTATCACGTCTCCTCGCCCACCGCCCTTAACGATCTCGGCGAGATCGCGGGAACGGCGCTGGTATCGCGGGCCGATAGCTACTTCGGCGACATCTACCGCCCCGTCGTCTGGCGTCCCTCGGGATTGCAGCGTCAAGCCGGCGCCGGAGGAAGCGATCCTTTGAGCGATCTGCGCGACGAGTTGGACGGCCTTGACGACTCGGTCGATTCCGGCGTGCGCGAGGTCCTCGAAGCCCGTCTGCAGGCGGCCGCCCGTAAGTGGCAAGCGGGAATGCCGCGCCAAGCCCAGATCGATCTCTACCGCTTGGCCGTGATGGCCGAGCAGGCCCTGCAGCGGCAGGAATTGCCTCAAGCCCAGGGCAGCCGGTTGCTCGAGTCCGCCGTGGCGCTGATGAACTCTCTTTCCCGTGACCGGTAA
- a CDS encoding cellulose synthase family protein, translating to MIDWIATDPATFLHGHPGLSTSILAAYFLVLCILSIYGLHRYQLVYLHHKYRHRVPKPEGRLDKQPRVTVQLPLYNEVYVVERLIDAVCRLDYPRHLLEIQVLDDSDDETRQVARRRVRHYAAKGFDIHYLRRPDREGFKAGALHYGLKKAKGEFIAIFDADFVPHPDTLQRTLDYFSDSQVGMVQVRWDHINGDYSLLTKVQSILLDGHFVLESATRHRSGRFFNFNGTAGIWRRQAIEEAGSWQHDTLTEDLDLSYRAQLKGWKFVFISDFTAPAEIPVDVNSFKSQQYRWAKGSIQTARKLLPRLLRSRLPARLKVEAFYHLTANVCYPLMVLLSLLLFPALIIRVQHGWLELVLIDLPLFAAATFSVSSFYVVSQRAVHRDWLSRLRYLPMVLSTGIGLSVNNAKAVMEGLLGIDSEFIRTPKFSIRQSGDRWTDKRYRARIGLAPLIEITLGLLFAGVIFYAFNHGHYASLPFLILFMNGFLYIGALSLWQPLQNLRQALLRRAAATPQPSR from the coding sequence TTGATCGACTGGATAGCGACCGATCCCGCCACTTTTCTGCACGGTCATCCCGGGTTGAGCACCTCAATCCTGGCGGCCTACTTCCTGGTCTTGTGCATCCTCTCGATCTACGGCCTGCACCGCTATCAACTGGTCTATCTGCACCACAAGTACCGCCATCGGGTCCCCAAGCCCGAAGGACGCTTGGACAAACAGCCGCGGGTGACGGTCCAACTGCCCCTCTACAACGAAGTCTACGTGGTGGAACGGCTCATCGACGCCGTTTGCCGCCTCGACTATCCTCGGCATCTGCTGGAAATTCAGGTCCTCGACGATTCCGATGACGAGACCCGGCAGGTGGCTCGGCGGCGAGTCCGCCACTATGCCGCCAAGGGCTTCGACATCCACTATCTGCGCCGTCCCGACCGGGAAGGATTCAAGGCGGGAGCGCTGCACTACGGCCTCAAGAAGGCCAAGGGCGAGTTCATCGCCATTTTCGATGCCGACTTCGTGCCCCATCCCGACACCCTGCAGCGCACGCTGGACTATTTTTCCGATTCCCAGGTCGGCATGGTGCAGGTGCGATGGGATCACATCAACGGTGACTATTCGCTGCTCACCAAGGTGCAGTCGATCTTGTTGGACGGACACTTCGTGCTGGAAAGCGCCACCCGCCATCGCTCGGGACGCTTCTTCAACTTCAACGGCACCGCCGGAATCTGGCGGCGCCAGGCCATCGAAGAGGCGGGGAGCTGGCAACATGACACGCTGACCGAAGACCTCGACCTCTCGTACCGTGCTCAGCTCAAGGGCTGGAAGTTCGTTTTCATTTCCGACTTCACCGCCCCGGCCGAGATTCCGGTGGACGTCAATAGCTTTAAATCGCAGCAGTACCGTTGGGCCAAAGGATCCATCCAGACCGCGCGCAAACTGCTGCCGCGCCTGCTGCGAAGCCGCCTGCCCGCGCGGCTCAAAGTGGAAGCCTTCTACCACCTGACGGCCAACGTCTGCTATCCATTGATGGTGCTGCTGAGCCTGCTGCTCTTCCCGGCCCTGATCATCCGCGTGCAGCACGGGTGGCTGGAATTGGTGCTTATCGACTTGCCTCTTTTCGCGGCCGCCACCTTTTCGGTCAGTTCCTTCTACGTGGTTTCCCAGCGGGCAGTCCACCGCGACTGGCTCTCCCGGCTGCGCTACCTGCCCATGGTGCTGAGCACCGGCATCGGACTCTCGGTCAACAACGCCAAGGCCGTGATGGAAGGCCTGTTGGGCATCGATTCCGAGTTCATCCGCACTCCCAAGTTCTCCATCAGACAGTCCGGCGACCGCTGGACCGACAAGCGCTACCGGGCCCGCATCGGACTGGCTCCGCTGATCGAGATCACCTTGGGCCTGCTCTTCGCCGGGGTCATTTTTTACGCCTTCAACCACGGTCACTACGCGTCGTTGCCTTTTCTGATCCTCTTCATGAACGGATTCCTTTACATCGGAGCGCTCTCCCTCTGGCAGCCTTTGCAGAATCTGCGCCAAGCGCTGCTGCGCCGCGCCGCCGCCACTCCCCAGCCTTCCCGCTAA
- the lpxC gene encoding UDP-3-O-acyl-N-acetylglucosamine deacetylase — MQRTISKPVSVRGVGLHTGCQVSITLQPAPADTGIVFRRTDLQGFEIEALRKHVSRVVLATTLMKRGVMLSTVEHLLSALYGQGIDNCYVDIDSLEVPIMDGSARPFVEMLNKAGTRTQESERVYLQVERTLRLQEGDKYIEIRPFDGFRITYEIDFEHPAIGRQKLDLEVGSETYAREIAFARTFGFYDEVEQLLKSGLVRGGSLENAVVLSKDGIMNGELRAEDEFVRHKVLDLIGDISLCGHPVVGHVVAYKAGHALHTRLATELARNPALSRLCRESRLAPAV, encoded by the coding sequence ATGCAACGAACGATTTCGAAGCCGGTTTCGGTCCGGGGAGTCGGACTGCATACCGGATGCCAGGTATCCATCACCCTTCAACCCGCTCCCGCCGACACCGGCATCGTTTTCCGCCGCACCGATTTGCAGGGCTTCGAAATCGAGGCGCTGCGCAAGCATGTCTCACGCGTGGTGCTGGCCACCACGCTGATGAAGCGCGGCGTCATGCTTTCCACGGTGGAGCACCTGCTCTCCGCACTCTACGGCCAGGGCATCGACAACTGCTACGTCGACATCGATTCTCTGGAAGTGCCCATCATGGACGGCTCAGCCCGACCCTTCGTGGAGATGCTGAACAAGGCCGGAACCCGCACCCAAGAATCGGAGCGCGTCTACCTGCAGGTGGAGCGCACCCTGCGCCTGCAAGAAGGCGACAAGTACATCGAGATCAGGCCTTTCGACGGTTTCCGCATCACTTATGAAATCGACTTCGAGCATCCCGCCATCGGACGTCAGAAGCTCGACCTTGAAGTCGGGTCCGAGACTTACGCGCGTGAGATCGCCTTCGCCCGCACCTTCGGGTTCTACGACGAGGTGGAGCAACTGCTCAAGAGCGGCCTGGTGCGGGGAGGTTCACTGGAGAACGCGGTGGTGCTGAGCAAGGACGGCATCATGAACGGCGAGCTGAGGGCCGAAGACGAGTTTGTGCGCCACAAGGTCCTGGATCTGATCGGGGACATTTCCCTGTGCGGACATCCGGTTGTCGGCCATGTCGTGGCCTACAAGGCCGGACACGCCCTGCACACCCGGCTGGCCACCGAATTGGCCCGCAATCCCGCCCTGAGCCGGCTTTGCCGCGAATCGCGCCTGGCCCCGGCGGTCTAG
- a CDS encoding carboxypeptidase-like regulatory domain-containing protein — protein MRTFVVLIAILAAPAIMKTAGLHEQSAPPACENMEYEDRNQFEYDPLKVGRVRGTALDPDGVRVPGACIGVFSEPDHQLVSSVQTDGEGRFEFPEVPKGNYRLVSSFPGFCPANARIRVEPKKQNRKSLLLRLELPNIDGCSYFELK, from the coding sequence ATGAGGACATTCGTAGTATTGATAGCCATTCTGGCCGCGCCTGCGATAATGAAGACCGCTGGTCTCCACGAGCAAAGCGCCCCTCCAGCTTGTGAAAACATGGAGTATGAGGACCGCAATCAGTTTGAGTACGATCCTCTCAAGGTGGGGCGTGTGCGCGGGACAGCTCTGGATCCAGACGGCGTCCGCGTGCCAGGTGCTTGCATTGGGGTGTTTTCAGAACCTGATCACCAGTTGGTATCGAGCGTCCAGACAGATGGCGAGGGTCGATTTGAATTCCCTGAAGTGCCCAAGGGCAACTACCGTCTTGTCTCGAGCTTTCCGGGTTTCTGTCCGGCTAACGCCAGGATCCGTGTCGAGCCCAAGAAACAAAACCGGAAGAGTCTCCTTCTGCGTCTCGAACTACCCAACATAGACGGTTGCAGCTATTTCGAACTGAAGTGA